The following are encoded together in the Azospirillum lipoferum 4B genome:
- the phaR gene encoding polyhydroxyalkanoate synthesis repressor PhaR produces MADKEDQKSAPITIKKYANRRLYNTATSSYVTLDHLCQMVKDGLDFVVYDAKTGEDITRSVLTQIIVEEESKGQNLLPISFLRQLIGFYGDNMQSVVPRYLEYSMQAFSRNQEQMRDYFQNTLGGMFPFGRLDEVSKQNMAMFERAMRMFTPFGVAGASDDVAGQRPAAQPGPAPTAPAAGATFDELQKQIDELQKQIASIAKPAGKTDAK; encoded by the coding sequence ATGGCCGACAAGGAAGACCAGAAGTCCGCTCCGATCACGATCAAGAAGTACGCCAACCGGCGGCTCTACAACACCGCCACCAGCAGCTATGTCACGCTGGACCATCTCTGCCAGATGGTGAAGGACGGGCTGGACTTCGTGGTCTATGACGCCAAGACGGGGGAGGACATCACCCGCTCCGTCCTGACCCAGATCATCGTGGAGGAGGAGAGCAAGGGCCAGAACCTGCTGCCCATCAGCTTCCTGCGCCAGCTGATCGGCTTCTACGGCGACAACATGCAGTCGGTCGTGCCGCGCTATCTGGAATATTCGATGCAGGCCTTCTCCCGCAATCAGGAGCAGATGCGCGACTATTTCCAGAACACGCTGGGCGGCATGTTCCCGTTCGGCCGCCTGGACGAGGTCAGCAAGCAGAACATGGCGATGTTCGAACGGGCCATGCGGATGTTCACGCCCTTCGGCGTCGCCGGCGCTTCGGACGACGTCGCCGGCCAGCGTCCGGCCGCCCAGCCCGGACCCGCCCCCACCGCTCCGGCGGCCGGCGCCACCTTCGACGAGCTGCAGAAGCAGATCGACGAACTGCAGAAGCAGATCGCCAGCATCGCCAAGCCGGCAGGCAAGACGGACGCGAAGTAA
- a CDS encoding glutathionylspermidine synthase family protein, which yields MRRTTMKPRADWRPGLRKYPYGVRAMSAGAGWREDTVYEFSASQIDLIESVADELHSMIAVAVRHVVEHKLFAALGIRGDLARMLEASWADYWAGGRRNERAGGLAGRLTLAYDGRDSIKLLGCNYDTGEGLFAASIIQRNWREAMAPDANQFNGLHEALVERWEEMAAGVPGRGRMHATCATPDPMREGELVYLAATAAEAGIDTRLLPLHSIAWDGRRFIDDEGQAISWLAKLYPWDGLADDGFLQRLRSSGMSVLSPLWCWLWSNHGLLAVLSSLYPRHPNLCRAALDPSGIDGAERVTVRAFHGLDGAPTRVIDHGAVIADDGPEIGGDVAAHGAVWLETPSCFREEDTRAVLHAWIVGDKCLGMGVRELSDPRLGLGGGPDWAMVPHLFRG from the coding sequence ATGCGCAGGACGACGATGAAACCGCGGGCCGACTGGCGCCCGGGTCTCCGCAAATATCCCTATGGTGTGCGCGCCATGTCGGCCGGTGCCGGCTGGCGGGAGGACACCGTCTATGAGTTCAGCGCCTCGCAGATCGATCTGATCGAAAGCGTCGCGGACGAACTGCACAGCATGATCGCCGTCGCCGTGCGCCATGTGGTGGAGCACAAGCTGTTCGCCGCACTCGGCATCCGCGGCGATCTGGCGCGGATGCTGGAGGCGTCCTGGGCCGATTACTGGGCCGGCGGGCGGCGCAACGAGCGGGCGGGCGGGCTCGCCGGCCGGCTGACGCTGGCCTATGACGGGCGCGACAGCATCAAGCTGCTGGGCTGCAACTACGACACCGGCGAGGGGCTGTTCGCCGCCTCCATCATCCAGCGCAACTGGCGCGAGGCGATGGCCCCCGACGCCAACCAGTTCAACGGCCTGCACGAGGCGCTGGTCGAGCGGTGGGAGGAGATGGCGGCGGGGGTGCCCGGCCGAGGCCGCATGCATGCGACCTGCGCCACCCCCGACCCGATGCGCGAGGGCGAACTGGTCTATCTGGCCGCCACCGCGGCGGAGGCCGGCATCGACACCCGGCTGCTGCCGCTGCATTCCATCGCCTGGGACGGCCGGCGCTTCATCGACGACGAGGGGCAGGCGATCTCCTGGCTGGCGAAGCTCTATCCCTGGGACGGGCTGGCCGACGACGGGTTCCTGCAGCGGCTGCGCAGCAGCGGCATGAGCGTGCTGTCACCGCTGTGGTGCTGGCTGTGGTCGAACCACGGCCTGCTGGCGGTGCTGTCCTCGCTGTATCCGCGCCACCCCAATCTGTGCCGCGCGGCCCTGGACCCCAGCGGCATCGACGGGGCGGAGAGGGTGACGGTGCGGGCCTTCCACGGGCTGGACGGTGCGCCGACCCGCGTTATCGACCATGGCGCCGTGATCGCCGACGACGGGCCGGAGATCGGCGGCGACGTGGCTGCCCATGGGGCGGTGTGGCTGGAAACCCCGTCCTGCTTCCGCGAGGAGGATACCCGCGCCGTCCTGCATGCCTGGATCGTCGGCGACAAATGCCTGGGCATGGGGGTGCGGGAATTGTCCGATCCGCGGCTTGGCCTTGGCGGCGGCCCGGATTGGGCGATGGTCCCGCACCTGTTCAGGGGCTGA
- a CDS encoding methyltransferase domain-containing protein — protein MTDNNGSSGHGPSLKTRLYAWWEGYDLSGLKTRKGDEPQQAPAEQQPSNSGPGPGPGMNRWGKPLWTATRIEVAEKMWGEGFNTPGGADHIPYLVKPLGLNPAMSVLDLAAGLGGTSRTMAGKYGCWVTGLEASELLAKEGMVRSFKLGLEKKAPVETFNPEHFGYPKRVDAIVYKEGLFFVRDKEQMFDGMELALKPRGHLLITDYIAEADVMDAKAVQTWCDKEPLTPNLWPKDRMANAFAQRNLDLRIAEDITDTHRGLILSAIQGLVEHLERFQLDVPTKLAVMEEVELWARRVAAIEAGVRVYRFYAIKPAE, from the coding sequence ATGACGGACAACAACGGATCGTCCGGGCACGGACCGAGCCTGAAGACCCGGCTTTACGCCTGGTGGGAAGGCTATGACCTGTCGGGCCTGAAGACCAGGAAGGGCGACGAACCGCAGCAGGCGCCGGCGGAGCAGCAGCCGTCGAATTCCGGCCCCGGCCCCGGTCCCGGCATGAACCGCTGGGGCAAGCCGCTGTGGACGGCCACCCGCATCGAGGTGGCGGAGAAGATGTGGGGCGAGGGCTTCAACACGCCCGGCGGCGCCGATCATATCCCCTATCTGGTCAAGCCGCTGGGCTTGAACCCGGCGATGAGCGTTCTGGACCTTGCCGCCGGGCTGGGCGGAACCAGCCGCACCATGGCCGGCAAATACGGCTGCTGGGTCACCGGGCTGGAGGCGTCGGAACTGCTGGCGAAGGAAGGGATGGTCCGTTCCTTCAAGCTGGGGCTGGAGAAGAAGGCGCCGGTCGAGACCTTCAACCCCGAGCATTTCGGCTATCCCAAGCGCGTCGACGCCATCGTCTACAAGGAAGGCCTGTTCTTCGTCCGCGACAAGGAGCAGATGTTCGACGGGATGGAGCTGGCGCTGAAGCCGCGCGGCCATCTGCTGATCACCGACTACATCGCCGAGGCGGACGTGATGGACGCCAAGGCGGTGCAGACCTGGTGCGACAAGGAACCGCTGACGCCGAACCTGTGGCCCAAGGACCGCATGGCCAACGCCTTCGCCCAGCGCAACCTCGACCTCCGCATCGCCGAGGACATCACCGACACCCACCGCGGCCTGATCCTGTCAGCCATCCAGGGGCTGGTCGAGCATCTGGAAAGGTTCCAGCTCGACGTCCCCACCAAGCTGGCGGTGATGGAGGAGGTCGAGCTCTGGGCCCGCCGCGTTGCCGCCATCGAGGCCGGCGTGCGGGTTTATCGCTTCTACGCGATCAAGCCGGCGGAGTAG
- the mepA gene encoding penicillin-insensitive murein endopeptidase, translated as MGFRAFGGRAFRGVACAGLAVALLASGGADAKQRKKKPAPIPAYATSVAWGAVSGPSLGAAQSIGGYAAGCVAGARALPPEGVGYQVIRLSRKRNYGHPVLVDMLRDFGQRVALAGLGTALIGDMGQARGGPMPSGHASHQIGLDADVWLRLDLPPMGRAGRERLEEIKYVDYDRMRVTEDWSDRQAKMVQIAASDARVSRIFVSPAIKLAMCQRNWSDRAFLNKLRPWHGHDGHMHIRLNCPAGSPLCEQQTAPPDGDGCDDELMSWLSSASPAIERPLGYKPEPRVVRKMPAACAPVLNAAGTRMASLPDSSPAPAKAAR; from the coding sequence ATGGGATTTCGCGCTTTCGGGGGGCGTGCCTTCAGGGGTGTCGCGTGCGCCGGGCTGGCTGTCGCCCTGCTGGCGTCCGGTGGTGCCGACGCCAAGCAGCGGAAGAAGAAGCCGGCGCCGATCCCGGCCTATGCCACCAGCGTCGCCTGGGGCGCGGTGTCCGGTCCGTCGCTGGGGGCGGCGCAGTCCATCGGCGGTTATGCCGCGGGATGTGTCGCCGGCGCCCGCGCCCTGCCGCCGGAGGGGGTCGGCTATCAGGTCATCCGCCTGTCGCGCAAGCGCAACTACGGCCATCCGGTGCTGGTCGACATGCTCCGTGATTTCGGCCAGCGTGTGGCGCTCGCCGGGCTGGGCACCGCGCTGATCGGTGACATGGGGCAGGCGCGCGGCGGCCCGATGCCGTCGGGGCATGCCAGCCACCAGATCGGGCTGGACGCCGATGTCTGGCTGCGGCTGGACCTGCCGCCGATGGGGCGTGCCGGTCGCGAGCGGCTGGAGGAGATCAAGTATGTCGATTACGACCGGATGCGCGTGACCGAGGACTGGTCGGACCGGCAGGCGAAGATGGTCCAGATCGCCGCCAGCGACGCGCGGGTTTCCCGCATCTTCGTCAGCCCGGCGATCAAGCTGGCGATGTGTCAGCGCAACTGGTCCGACCGTGCTTTCCTGAACAAGCTGCGGCCCTGGCACGGCCATGACGGCCATATGCACATCCGCCTGAACTGCCCGGCCGGCAGCCCGCTGTGCGAGCAGCAGACGGCCCCGCCCGACGGCGACGGCTGCGATGACGAGTTGATGTCCTGGCTGAGCAGCGCCTCCCCCGCCATCGAGCGGCCGCTGGGCTACAAGCCGGAACCGCGGGTGGTCCGCAAGATGCCCGCCGCCTGCGCCCCGGTGCTGAATGCGGCGGGCACGCGCATGGCCTCCCTTCCGGACTCGAGCCCGGCGCCGGCCAAGGCGGCGCGCTGA
- a CDS encoding ABC transporter permease: protein MARISAGRLMAVMVKEFIQMRRDRLTFAMMVGVPILQLILFGFAINSDPKALPTAVLVADSSPFARTLVAAMENSRYFAITRTASSEAEIDRLLAEGEVQFAVTIPTGFARDLQRGTRPVLLVEADATDPAATGNALSALSTIARQALNPDLTGPLTGLRAGPDPVELRIHRRYNPEGITQYNVVPGLMGVVLTMTMVMMTALAVTRERERGTMENLLAMPVRPFEVMLGKIVPFVAVGYVQVLLIVVAARLMFDVPIVGSLGLLSAVLILFIAANLAVGFTFSTLARNQLQAMQMSFFFFLPSMLLSGFMFPFRGMPGWAQAVGELLPLTHFLRIVRGILLKGNGLAEIAAEVLALLLFLTVVTVVALRRYRQTLD, encoded by the coding sequence ATGGCGCGGATATCGGCGGGCCGTCTGATGGCGGTGATGGTGAAGGAATTCATCCAGATGCGGCGCGACCGGCTGACCTTCGCCATGATGGTGGGGGTGCCGATCCTGCAACTGATCCTGTTCGGCTTCGCCATCAACTCCGACCCCAAGGCGCTGCCGACGGCGGTGCTGGTCGCCGATTCCAGCCCCTTCGCCCGCACGCTCGTCGCGGCGATGGAGAACTCCCGCTATTTCGCCATCACCCGGACCGCGTCGTCGGAGGCCGAGATCGACCGGCTGCTGGCGGAGGGGGAGGTGCAATTCGCCGTCACCATTCCCACCGGCTTCGCCCGCGACCTGCAGCGCGGCACCCGCCCGGTTCTGCTGGTGGAGGCGGATGCGACCGATCCGGCAGCGACCGGCAACGCGCTGTCGGCCCTGTCCACCATCGCCCGGCAGGCGCTGAACCCCGACCTGACCGGACCGCTGACGGGCTTGCGCGCCGGGCCGGACCCGGTGGAACTGCGTATCCACCGCCGCTACAACCCGGAGGGCATCACCCAATACAATGTCGTGCCCGGCCTGATGGGCGTGGTGCTGACCATGACCATGGTGATGATGACGGCCCTGGCCGTCACCCGCGAGCGGGAGCGCGGGACCATGGAGAACCTGCTGGCCATGCCGGTGCGCCCGTTCGAGGTGATGCTGGGCAAGATCGTGCCCTTCGTCGCCGTCGGCTATGTCCAGGTGCTGCTGATCGTGGTGGCGGCGCGGCTGATGTTCGACGTGCCGATCGTCGGCAGCCTCGGCCTGCTGTCCGCCGTGCTGATTCTCTTCATCGCCGCCAACCTCGCCGTCGGCTTCACCTTTTCCACGCTGGCGCGCAATCAGCTGCAGGCGATGCAGATGTCCTTCTTCTTCTTCCTGCCGTCGATGCTGCTGTCGGGCTTCATGTTTCCGTTCCGCGGCATGCCCGGCTGGGCGCAGGCGGTGGGGGAGTTGCTGCCGCTGACCCATTTCCTGCGCATCGTCCGCGGCATCCTGCTGAAGGGGAACGGGCTGGCGGAGATCGCGGCGGAGGTGCTGGCGCTTCTCCTGTTCCTGACGGTGGTGACGGTGGTGGCGCTGAGACGCTATCGCCAGACGCTGGACTGA
- a CDS encoding ABC transporter transmembrane domain-containing protein → MERRRDLSPLRRLVPFLLPYKWRILGAMVALTVAAGTVLGLGQGMRVLIDQGFAGGDTSLLDRALLVLLGVIALMAASTYGRFYLVSWIGERVVADIRRAVYDHVLTLSPGFFETTKTGEILSRLTTDTTLLQVVVGSSASIALRNTLLFLGGTGMLLITSPKLTGLVALVVPLVVAPIVFFGRRVRKLSRDSQDRIADVGSFVEETLAAIRTVQAYTHEAIDRALFGKRVEEAFDVAIRRVRVRALMTVIVIVLVFGAVGIILWIGGHDVVAGRLTPGELSAFVIYSVVVAGSVGAISEVIGDLQRAAGATERLFGLLAIESDIRPPPAPKPLPSPAAGALSFDAVRFHYPSRPDWAALEGFSLDVRPGERVALVGPSGAGKSTVFQLLLRYYDPQAGSVRLDGVELRDADPVAVRRRLGLVAQDPVVFSANAWENIRYGRPDASDAEVRAAAEAAHALDFLDALPEGLGTFLGEKGVRLSGGQRQRLAIARAILRDPPVLLLDEATSALDAESERMVQDALDRLMHGRTTLIVAHRLATVLNADRIVVMDKGRVVETGTHAELVAQGGLYARLAALQFDRADLAL, encoded by the coding sequence ATGGAGCGTCGTCGCGATCTGTCGCCCCTGCGCCGGCTGGTGCCGTTCCTGCTTCCTTACAAATGGCGCATCCTGGGTGCGATGGTGGCGCTGACGGTGGCGGCCGGCACCGTGCTGGGGCTGGGCCAGGGCATGCGGGTGCTGATCGATCAGGGCTTTGCCGGCGGCGACACCTCGCTGCTCGACCGGGCGCTGCTGGTGCTGCTGGGGGTGATCGCGCTGATGGCGGCCTCCACCTATGGGCGCTTCTATCTGGTCAGCTGGATCGGCGAGCGGGTGGTTGCCGACATCCGGCGCGCCGTCTACGACCATGTGCTGACCCTGTCGCCGGGCTTCTTCGAAACGACCAAGACCGGCGAGATCCTGTCGCGCCTGACCACCGACACCACGTTGCTGCAGGTGGTGGTCGGGTCGTCGGCCTCCATCGCCCTGCGCAACACCCTGCTGTTCCTGGGCGGCACCGGCATGCTGCTGATCACCTCGCCCAAGCTGACCGGGCTGGTGGCGCTGGTGGTTCCGCTGGTGGTCGCGCCCATCGTGTTCTTCGGTCGCCGGGTGCGCAAGCTGTCGCGCGACAGCCAGGACCGCATCGCCGATGTGGGATCCTTCGTCGAGGAGACGCTGGCCGCCATCCGCACGGTCCAGGCCTACACCCACGAGGCCATCGACCGCGCTCTGTTCGGCAAGCGGGTGGAGGAGGCGTTCGACGTCGCCATCCGCCGCGTTCGGGTGCGGGCGCTGATGACGGTGATCGTCATCGTCCTGGTGTTCGGCGCTGTCGGCATCATCCTGTGGATCGGCGGCCATGACGTGGTGGCCGGGCGGCTGACGCCGGGCGAGCTGTCGGCCTTCGTCATCTATTCGGTGGTGGTGGCCGGTTCGGTCGGCGCCATCAGCGAGGTGATCGGCGACCTGCAGCGCGCCGCCGGTGCGACCGAGCGGCTGTTCGGCCTGCTGGCCATCGAGTCGGACATCCGCCCGCCGCCCGCGCCCAAGCCGCTGCCCAGCCCGGCGGCGGGGGCGCTGTCCTTCGACGCCGTCCGCTTCCATTACCCCTCGCGCCCCGACTGGGCAGCGCTGGAGGGCTTTTCGCTGGACGTGAGGCCGGGCGAGCGGGTGGCGCTGGTCGGCCCGTCGGGGGCCGGCAAGTCGACGGTGTTCCAGCTTCTGCTGCGCTATTACGACCCGCAGGCCGGTTCGGTGCGACTCGATGGCGTCGAACTCCGCGATGCCGATCCGGTGGCGGTGCGGCGCCGGCTGGGCCTCGTGGCGCAGGACCCGGTGGTCTTCTCCGCCAATGCCTGGGAGAACATCCGCTACGGCCGCCCCGACGCGTCGGACGCCGAGGTGCGCGCCGCCGCCGAGGCCGCCCATGCGCTGGACTTTCTCGACGCTCTGCCGGAGGGGCTCGGCACCTTCCTGGGCGAGAAGGGCGTGCGGCTGTCGGGCGGCCAGCGCCAGCGCCTCGCCATCGCCCGCGCCATCCTGCGCGACCCGCCGGTCCTGCTGCTGGACGAGGCGACCAGCGCGCTCGATGCCGAGAGCGAGCGGATGGTGCAGGACGCGCTCGACCGGCTGATGCATGGCCGCACCACCCTGATCGTCGCCCACCGGCTGGCGACGGTGCTCAACGCCGACCGCATCGTGGTGATGGACAAGGGCCGCGTGGTGGAGACCGGCACCCATGCCGAACTGGTGGCGCAGGGCGGACTCTATGCAAGGCTGGCGGCGCTGCAGTTCGACCGGGCGGATTTGGCACTGTAG